A genomic window from Leptolyngbya sp. BL0902 includes:
- a CDS encoding Uma2 family endonuclease, translating into MVVNPRPWTTRDLAAMPDDWGWTRYEIIDGELYVTRAPHIRHQGVAGKIQFVLEAWSRQTKLGSPFQAPGVIFSPVDAVIPDVVWISHARMAHGLDDAGHLTVAPELMVEVLSPGDSNEQRDKDIKLNLYSRYGVQEYWIVNWQQKTVAVYRRQSAQLILVGTLLAGDALTSPLLPGFTASLSEIFQG; encoded by the coding sequence ATGGTTGTCAATCCTCGACCCTGGACCACCCGCGATCTTGCCGCCATGCCCGATGACTGGGGCTGGACTCGCTATGAAATTATTGACGGAGAACTCTACGTGACCCGCGCCCCCCACATCCGCCACCAAGGTGTGGCGGGTAAAATTCAATTTGTGCTGGAAGCCTGGTCGCGACAAACCAAGCTGGGTTCCCCTTTCCAGGCTCCAGGGGTCATCTTCTCGCCCGTCGATGCCGTCATCCCCGATGTGGTGTGGATTAGCCACGCCCGCATGGCGCACGGCCTTGACGATGCAGGGCATCTCACGGTTGCGCCAGAACTGATGGTGGAGGTGCTCTCCCCTGGAGACAGCAACGAACAGCGGGACAAGGACATTAAACTGAACCTCTATTCCCGCTATGGGGTGCAGGAATACTGGATTGTGAACTGGCAACAGAAAACCGTGGCGGTGTATCGGCGGCAGTCGGCCCAACTCATCCTCGTGGGAACGCTGTTGGCGGGCGATGCCCTGACCTCGCCGCTGCTGCCGGGGTTCACCGCATCCCTATCCGAGATTTTCCAGGGATAG